One segment of Oscillospiraceae bacterium MB08-C2-2 DNA contains the following:
- a CDS encoding YjjW family glycine radical enzyme activase — MANAPVNKILPYSVVDGKGSRVAVFLQKCNIKCAYCHNPETQNMCIHCGICVPACQYGALQTVDKKVVWNPQKCVNCDACIAACPHYASPKIKDMSAAAVFEKVKESMPFIRGITVSGGECGLYPAFLTELFTLAQEQGLSCFMDTNGTIDLSLYPSLMEVCSGVMLDVKAWDPDVFFSLTQGDNFAVKQNLSFLFALNKLEELRIVVVPGKMDAKAAILGIQRQLGRKNVRGIPLKLISFRPYGVKGDFAQLAPPSKSEMDVLYRLAADVGFEDITVI; from the coding sequence ATGGCCAATGCCCCTGTAAATAAAATCCTGCCTTATAGTGTGGTGGATGGAAAAGGCAGCCGGGTGGCTGTGTTTTTGCAGAAATGCAACATCAAGTGCGCCTATTGCCACAATCCCGAAACCCAGAATATGTGCATTCATTGCGGGATTTGTGTCCCTGCCTGCCAGTATGGTGCGCTGCAAACCGTTGACAAGAAAGTGGTCTGGAATCCCCAAAAGTGCGTGAATTGTGATGCCTGTATCGCCGCCTGCCCCCACTATGCCTCACCTAAAATCAAGGATATGTCGGCGGCAGCGGTTTTTGAAAAGGTAAAGGAGAGTATGCCTTTTATCAGGGGAATCACGGTTTCCGGGGGTGAATGCGGGCTTTACCCGGCGTTTTTGACCGAGCTTTTTACACTAGCCCAAGAGCAGGGGCTATCCTGCTTTATGGATACCAACGGCACCATCGATTTATCCCTGTATCCCTCCTTAATGGAGGTTTGCAGCGGCGTGATGCTGGATGTGAAGGCATGGGACCCAGATGTATTTTTCAGTCTGACACAGGGAGATAATTTTGCTGTGAAGCAGAATCTCTCCTTTCTGTTTGCTCTTAATAAACTGGAGGAGCTGCGGATTGTGGTGGTTCCGGGGAAGATGGATGCCAAGGCTGCTATTCTTGGCATTCAGCGGCAGCTTGGCAGAAAAAACGTCAGGGGTATTCCATTGAAGCTGATCTCCTTCCGGCCCTATGGTGTGAAAGGTGATTTTGCCCAACTGGCTCCCCCCTCAAAATCGGAGATGGATGTTCTCTATCGGCTCGCCGCGGATGTGGGTTTTGAAGATATCACGGTGATTTAA
- a CDS encoding methyl-accepting chemotaxis protein yields the protein MNRFKDLKMRTKLLLSFSTVALLTVIVGISAGISLYILNHEQEYMYTGPIQGIIYSSQMEALLYENRVAVREIIINIDNAEKIKGYTNTIRQSNTAYSDLLNQYSHLTVDKHGEEKQLLKDISTQFGQSYQPALEAIAVAAERGDVSGVNKSLAEVLPVAEKLFSSASDLSAYNLRYAQETFEEGSRTATFATVVTIALVLVAIAYAIVAGLYIANIVAAPTQELAEAARRIALGDVDVQLEVRSKDELGVLAEAFNEMAGAIQEQAGVLSVIATGDYTSSIQVRSEKDVVNRAISQMLDSNNKLISEIRGAAGQVSAGAQQVAQGAQELASGASQQAASVEEFSATLDSVRIQTADNASAAQKALELTRESEALMSNTIGSMNRVLESMQSIDESSKNITRIIKVIDDIAFQTNILALNAAVEAARAGQHGKGFAVVADEVRNLAAKSAAAAKETALLIEGSSQNVQEGNRIVERANSDLAAVTKTSAENQNWIRQIAAASESQNQAIVELNSGIDQIAQVVQANSAASEQSAAASEEMSAQAGVLNGVVERFRLRQDSVLYTSSESEIPNIFTGFAMSAGSDKY from the coding sequence ATGAACAGGTTTAAGGATCTAAAAATGCGGACAAAATTACTGCTGTCATTTTCTACAGTGGCTCTTTTGACAGTAATTGTTGGGATTAGTGCGGGAATCAGCCTATATATTCTCAACCATGAGCAGGAGTATATGTATACCGGCCCTATACAGGGGATTATTTATTCTTCACAAATGGAAGCCCTTCTTTACGAGAATCGTGTTGCGGTTCGGGAGATTATCATCAATATTGATAATGCCGAAAAAATAAAGGGTTACACCAACACTATCCGCCAAAGTAATACGGCATATTCTGATCTGTTGAATCAATATAGCCACCTTACCGTTGACAAACATGGAGAAGAGAAACAGCTTCTGAAGGATATTTCTACCCAGTTTGGCCAAAGCTATCAGCCAGCTCTTGAGGCCATTGCTGTTGCTGCGGAACGTGGTGATGTGAGTGGGGTCAATAAGTCTCTGGCTGAGGTGCTCCCTGTAGCGGAAAAATTGTTTTCCAGTGCCAGTGATCTGAGCGCTTATAATCTGCGTTATGCCCAGGAAACCTTTGAAGAGGGCAGCCGCACTGCAACTTTTGCAACTGTGGTCACAATAGCGCTGGTGCTTGTGGCGATAGCATATGCGATTGTGGCTGGGCTTTACATAGCCAATATCGTTGCAGCTCCCACCCAAGAATTGGCAGAGGCGGCCCGGCGTATTGCCCTCGGTGATGTGGATGTCCAGTTGGAGGTACGTTCTAAGGACGAGCTTGGTGTTTTGGCAGAAGCCTTTAATGAAATGGCGGGTGCCATTCAGGAGCAGGCCGGGGTTCTTTCGGTTATTGCTACTGGGGATTACACCAGCAGCATTCAGGTTCGCTCTGAAAAGGATGTAGTGAACCGTGCCATTTCTCAAATGCTGGATAGCAACAACAAGCTGATTTCCGAGATCAGAGGTGCGGCGGGGCAGGTTTCCGCAGGTGCACAGCAGGTGGCGCAGGGAGCTCAGGAGCTTGCCTCCGGAGCCAGCCAGCAGGCCGCCAGTGTGGAGGAGTTTTCTGCCACTTTGGATAGTGTTCGTATCCAGACTGCCGATAATGCCTCCGCTGCTCAAAAGGCATTGGAGTTGACCCGTGAATCCGAGGCTTTAATGTCCAACACCATTGGCTCCATGAACCGTGTCTTGGAATCCATGCAGAGCATTGATGAAAGCTCCAAGAACATTACAAGGATTATCAAGGTAATCGATGACATTGCCTTCCAGACCAATATTCTTGCTCTCAATGCGGCTGTAGAAGCGGCCAGGGCTGGCCAGCACGGCAAGGGCTTTGCCGTGGTAGCCGACGAGGTTCGCAATCTGGCGGCTAAATCAGCAGCTGCTGCAAAAGAAACCGCGCTCCTTATAGAAGGAAGCTCTCAAAATGTTCAGGAGGGCAACCGAATTGTTGAGCGGGCCAATTCCGATCTGGCCGCTGTTACCAAAACCTCCGCAGAAAACCAAAACTGGATTCGGCAGATTGCCGCCGCTTCAGAAAGCCAGAATCAGGCCATCGTTGAGCTGAATTCGGGGATTGATCAAATAGCACAGGTGGTTCAGGCCAACTCGGCCGCATCCGAGCAATCGGCCGCCGCATCCGAGGAGATGTCCGCACAGGCTGGTGTGCTCAATGGCGTTGTAGAAAGGTTCCGTTTGAGGCAAGATTCTGTTCTTTACACCTCTTCTGAGTCTGAAATACCCAATATTTTCACTGGGTTTGCCATGTCAGCCGGATCGGATAAATACTAA
- a CDS encoding APC family permease encodes MQHKRIHLKDIFLGKALKNADLSHEKLNLAWGLPIMASDAVSSVAYAIEEILLVLVPVLGFAAVGYVDYVALPILLLLLILAFSYSQIIDSYPNGGGSYIVSAENIGKKASLLAASSLIIDYVMTVAVSLSSATAAFLVAFPQFMEYRVLVALLFLSVITLLNLRGISESSKVFGIPTYCFIIVMFLLIVTGLVRFFSGTLVPISYSHTLPQQQALTSGMLLLLLLKAFSSGCSALTGIEAVSNAVPSFKEPSTKVAKHVLYVLVGIILFIFGGSILLATRLEVVPAQGQTVISQMGEAIFGKGFLFYILQFATSLILLLAANTAYNGLPTLLALLAHDDYMPHQFAQRGSKLSFSNGIMFIFVVGGILLIVFKADTHHLIPLYSVGVFLSFTLAQLGMVFRWIKTKQPGWRHKFIINAIGTFMSLVGMAIVFLTKFADGAWMLAIAIPLLSLIMLYIQRHYSFVKQDVIIDAETAKKLYKPCTSADHLPCIVLASSFSKPVIKALNYANTMSANVTALHISVDSESTERFKQLWEQTGIEVPLEIVEAPYRDIIPPLEEYISQAEEKLANGPILSVVFIKFVENRFMDKILHNQTTYFIERKLRSYRRVASVIIPYHYKKPEKSVQQ; translated from the coding sequence ATGCAACACAAACGAATACACCTTAAAGATATTTTCCTTGGGAAAGCTCTGAAAAATGCTGATTTAAGCCACGAAAAGCTTAATCTGGCGTGGGGGCTTCCCATCATGGCTTCAGACGCGGTTTCCTCAGTCGCCTATGCTATAGAGGAAATCCTGCTGGTTCTGGTTCCGGTTTTAGGCTTTGCAGCCGTAGGCTATGTGGATTATGTGGCGCTCCCTATCCTGCTTCTTTTGCTGATTCTGGCTTTTTCTTATTCCCAAATTATTGACAGCTACCCCAATGGCGGGGGCTCATACATTGTTTCTGCTGAAAACATAGGAAAAAAGGCCTCCCTCTTGGCGGCCTCCTCCCTGATTATTGACTATGTCATGACTGTGGCGGTGAGCCTTTCCTCGGCGACAGCTGCTTTTTTGGTGGCTTTCCCCCAATTTATGGAATACCGGGTTCTGGTGGCTCTGCTGTTCCTTTCAGTGATTACCTTGTTGAATCTCAGGGGCATCAGTGAATCTTCCAAGGTATTTGGGATTCCCACCTACTGCTTTATAATTGTAATGTTTCTGCTGATTGTAACAGGCCTGGTTCGTTTTTTCAGCGGAACTCTGGTTCCCATCTCCTACAGCCATACCCTGCCTCAGCAGCAGGCTCTAACCAGCGGTATGCTGCTGCTCCTGCTGCTCAAGGCCTTTTCCTCCGGCTGCTCGGCTCTGACTGGTATTGAGGCGGTCAGCAATGCGGTGCCTTCTTTTAAAGAGCCTTCCACCAAGGTGGCAAAGCATGTGCTGTATGTTCTTGTGGGCATCATTCTATTTATTTTTGGCGGCTCTATTTTGCTGGCTACCCGGCTTGAAGTGGTTCCGGCGCAAGGCCAGACTGTTATTTCCCAGATGGGTGAAGCGATCTTCGGCAAGGGCTTCCTCTTTTATATTCTACAGTTTGCAACCTCTTTGATTCTGCTTCTTGCCGCCAATACAGCCTATAACGGCCTGCCCACTCTGCTGGCTCTTTTGGCTCACGATGACTATATGCCCCATCAGTTTGCCCAACGTGGAAGCAAGCTGAGTTTTTCCAACGGCATTATGTTCATCTTTGTGGTAGGCGGCATTTTGCTGATTGTTTTCAAAGCGGATACTCACCATTTGATCCCCCTGTATTCGGTTGGCGTGTTTCTTTCCTTTACACTGGCACAGCTGGGAATGGTTTTTAGATGGATTAAAACCAAGCAGCCCGGTTGGAGGCATAAGTTCATCATCAACGCTATTGGCACCTTTATGAGCCTTGTGGGTATGGCAATCGTGTTCCTGACCAAATTTGCAGATGGAGCGTGGATGCTGGCCATCGCGATTCCTCTGCTCTCCCTGATCATGCTGTATATTCAAAGGCACTATTCTTTTGTAAAGCAAGATGTCATTATCGATGCCGAGACTGCTAAAAAGCTGTACAAGCCCTGTACAAGTGCCGACCACCTCCCTTGTATTGTGCTGGCCTCCTCCTTCTCCAAGCCTGTTATCAAGGCTCTCAACTATGCCAATACTATGAGCGCCAATGTAACAGCGCTCCACATCTCGGTGGACAGTGAATCCACCGAGCGCTTCAAGCAGCTTTGGGAACAGACCGGGATTGAGGTTCCTTTGGAAATTGTGGAAGCACCCTATCGGGATATTATTCCACCGCTGGAGGAATACATTTCACAGGCGGAAGAAAAACTGGCCAACGGGCCGATTCTTTCGGTGGTGTTTATCAAGTTTGTGGAAAACCGCTTTATGGATAAGATTCTGCACAACCAAACCACCTATTTTATTGAGCGCAAGCTTCGCTCCTATCGGCGGGTTGCTTCGGTAATCATCCCTTATCACTATAAAAAGCCGGAAAAATCCGTTCAGCAATAA